The following are from one region of the Leptospira selangorensis genome:
- a CDS encoding alpha/beta fold hydrolase — MKRTIISLMLLLIILLDCRFLGVGSDSLEDLKTKYANSESKFVQVGDLNIHYRDEGQGPVIILLHGVCSSLHTWDAWAELLKSRYRVIRIDLPGHGLTGPPEDLEKLNLEEGVEVLNQFLEYLKIDSFYLVGNSMGGYITWNYVLKYPNKVQKLVLIDAAGYAQPMPPMIALGSNPIVSPFARHMLPSFMVEKSVDEVYGDPSKITPEIKTRYVDLSRREGNRQAYNYFFRTAREKFTDPKISEGIKSVRTPTLIMWGKEDHWLKLEYAQNWTKDLQNSKFISYEGAGHIPMEEIPDITAKDLVQFLTL, encoded by the coding sequence ATGAAAAGAACAATAATAAGCTTAATGTTACTTCTCATCATTCTACTTGATTGTAGATTTTTAGGGGTCGGTTCCGATTCCTTAGAGGATTTGAAAACGAAATATGCGAACTCAGAATCCAAGTTCGTGCAGGTTGGGGATCTGAATATCCATTACAGGGACGAGGGTCAAGGTCCTGTAATTATTCTATTACATGGGGTATGCTCTTCTTTGCATACTTGGGATGCTTGGGCAGAATTATTAAAGTCTCGTTATAGAGTGATCCGCATTGATCTTCCAGGCCATGGACTTACAGGTCCTCCTGAAGATTTAGAAAAGTTAAATCTGGAAGAAGGTGTAGAAGTACTAAACCAATTCCTGGAATATCTAAAAATAGATTCTTTCTATCTGGTAGGGAATTCTATGGGAGGTTATATCACTTGGAATTACGTATTAAAATATCCTAATAAAGTCCAAAAATTGGTATTGATAGATGCGGCCGGATACGCGCAGCCTATGCCTCCTATGATCGCTTTAGGGAGTAACCCGATCGTAAGTCCTTTTGCACGACATATGCTTCCAAGTTTTATGGTAGAAAAAAGTGTAGATGAGGTCTACGGAGATCCTTCTAAAATTACTCCGGAGATTAAAACAAGATACGTGGATCTTTCCAGAAGAGAAGGAAATAGGCAGGCTTATAATTATTTTTTCAGAACTGCTAGAGAGAAGTTCACTGACCCTAAAATTTCAGAAGGGATTAAGTCTGTAAGAACTCCTACATTGATCATGTGGGGCAAGGAAGATCATTGGTTAAAATTGGAATACGCACAAAACTGGACTAAGGATCTTCAGAATTCTAAGTTCATTTCCTACGAAGGAGCGGGTCATATTCCTATGGAAGAAATTCCTGATATTACCGCAAAAGACCTAGTGCAGTTCCTTACTTTATAA
- a CDS encoding TetR/AcrR family transcriptional regulator, whose protein sequence is MRTKPPSPIANRAEARREQILEAALDVFSEKGYHEAGIADIAGKLNIGHGTCYRYFKNKLDILHALVDRILLGLLEVVRKESPEKSNSIEEYRNQIKNIGWELFQLFSKDPRQAKIVFFEAMALDETVKRKVQLGIDKSARLTELYLKNGVKKGFLRRELDTRIASQAVNAMMFEGIRINLSSKVDSKFAKRWLEEMPTLMLEGMGKR, encoded by the coding sequence ATGAGAACAAAGCCTCCTAGTCCGATCGCCAACAGGGCGGAAGCAAGAAGAGAACAAATCCTAGAAGCGGCACTAGACGTATTCTCCGAAAAAGGATATCATGAGGCGGGGATCGCAGACATAGCCGGAAAATTAAATATAGGCCATGGGACCTGTTATCGTTATTTTAAAAATAAATTAGATATCTTACATGCGTTAGTAGACCGGATCCTTCTAGGACTATTAGAAGTGGTTCGTAAAGAAAGTCCCGAAAAATCAAACTCAATCGAAGAATACAGAAACCAGATCAAGAATATCGGCTGGGAATTATTTCAACTTTTCAGCAAAGACCCAAGACAGGCAAAGATCGTTTTTTTCGAAGCAATGGCTTTGGATGAAACTGTAAAAAGAAAAGTGCAGCTTGGGATTGATAAAAGCGCCAGGCTCACAGAGTTGTATCTGAAGAACGGTGTGAAAAAAGGATTTTTAAGAAGAGAATTGGATACTCGTATCGCATCTCAAGCAGTCAATGCGATGATGTTTGAAGGGATACGGATCAATTTATCTTCAAAAGTGGATTCTAAATTTGCAAAACGTTGGCTGGAAGAAATGCCCACCCTTATGTTAGAAGGAATGGGCAAACGTTAG
- a CDS encoding histidine kinase dimerization/phosphoacceptor domain -containing protein — translation MLSRSLKFVQTAAKFLLVASVYFLLGKFGESFGTFSDYASPIWPASGWGLITPLLFGRVSYFGIFTGSFLYNCQIRHEDIPGQDLSIYFGAAVLIAIGSTLQSFTGAYLYKKFVPDLDLTKNTSFVLRFLWIETLVCIIAATIACSGLLLLNILDLNSLFPTWITWWMGDSLGVFVYFPFFLSWLGPRVARFQVHSWKESVGLVSFLILLGGGIFYFFSINQIPAYFPLSYLLIAVISLVSLRFGGRESSLVLIIVSIISILGTAQGDSYNFPASKEVSLLLLQSFLSAISVASLLALSVIRERVDAQDEIYLSHKRLEDLVAERTQELDRSYRFLGASEAIYKGLFENVPIAILECDYSEVRRMLGEVPKMSTKEFAKFLKTNPKFVSECYETVSVVDANKESVRLFEASSKEEVLFLARNFFRKGNDHYFKKLLTRIRFGARVLHTETTLSTCNGKQIEASIRWSLAPEFEDSFSSTIITVTEITDKKQAERQLKSSLKEKEVMLKEIHHRVKNNLQVISSLFNLQSEYENDPKIHEAFTESQNRIQTMALIHDELYQSNDLGNVEFSGYSKRLAEKIRSAYKIGAETRVDVISNPIHLEISIAIPLGLALNELLTNSFKYAFPHNFSPTDERPKIQVRLQKKENVVILEVSDNGVGLPNELNPIATHSFGLTLVQVLTKQLKGKLDFSSSKDHGASFQIRFELPN, via the coding sequence ATGTTATCTCGATCCCTAAAATTCGTTCAAACTGCCGCTAAATTTCTTCTGGTAGCTTCCGTTTATTTTCTCTTGGGAAAATTCGGAGAATCCTTCGGGACTTTTTCGGATTACGCCTCTCCTATTTGGCCTGCATCCGGTTGGGGATTGATCACTCCTTTATTATTCGGAAGAGTTTCTTATTTCGGGATTTTTACAGGTTCCTTTTTATACAACTGCCAGATACGACATGAAGATATTCCGGGACAAGATCTAAGCATTTATTTTGGGGCCGCAGTACTCATCGCTATTGGAAGCACATTACAATCTTTCACAGGAGCCTATTTATATAAAAAGTTCGTTCCTGATCTAGATCTTACAAAGAACACTTCTTTCGTTCTTAGATTTCTTTGGATAGAAACATTAGTTTGTATTATCGCAGCAACGATCGCGTGTTCCGGACTTCTACTCTTAAATATCCTGGATTTAAATTCGCTTTTTCCTACTTGGATCACTTGGTGGATGGGAGATTCTTTAGGGGTATTCGTATACTTTCCGTTTTTCTTAAGTTGGTTAGGACCAAGGGTTGCAAGATTCCAAGTACATTCTTGGAAAGAAAGTGTGGGACTCGTCTCCTTCTTAATTTTATTAGGTGGGGGAATATTCTACTTCTTTAGTATCAATCAGATACCGGCATATTTCCCACTCTCTTATCTTTTGATCGCTGTTATCTCACTTGTTTCTCTTAGATTCGGAGGAAGAGAATCTTCTTTAGTACTCATCATAGTTTCAATAATATCTATCTTAGGAACGGCACAAGGAGATTCGTATAATTTCCCTGCTTCCAAAGAAGTGTCCCTTCTTCTTTTGCAAAGTTTTCTTTCTGCGATCTCGGTCGCTTCCCTTCTCGCCTTATCAGTAATAAGGGAAAGAGTAGATGCGCAAGATGAGATCTATCTCTCCCATAAAAGATTAGAAGATCTGGTTGCAGAAAGGACACAAGAACTAGATCGATCATATCGATTTTTAGGAGCAAGTGAAGCAATCTATAAAGGTTTATTCGAAAACGTTCCGATCGCAATTTTAGAATGTGATTACTCTGAAGTACGAAGAATGTTGGGCGAAGTACCTAAGATGTCTACAAAGGAATTCGCTAAATTCCTGAAGACGAATCCTAAATTCGTTTCGGAATGTTATGAAACAGTAAGTGTAGTAGACGCAAATAAGGAATCCGTTCGATTATTTGAAGCAAGTTCAAAGGAAGAAGTCCTATTTCTCGCCAGAAATTTTTTCAGAAAGGGAAATGATCATTATTTCAAAAAACTTCTGACCAGAATTCGTTTTGGAGCAAGAGTACTTCATACGGAAACTACATTATCCACATGTAACGGAAAACAAATCGAAGCATCCATTCGTTGGTCCTTAGCACCGGAATTTGAAGATTCATTCTCTTCTACCATTATTACTGTCACAGAGATCACTGACAAAAAGCAGGCAGAGAGACAGCTAAAATCTTCCTTAAAAGAAAAGGAAGTGATGTTGAAAGAGATCCATCACAGAGTAAAAAACAATCTGCAAGTGATCTCCAGTTTATTCAATCTTCAGTCGGAATACGAAAACGATCCTAAAATCCACGAGGCATTTACAGAAAGCCAAAACAGGATCCAAACCATGGCGCTGATCCATGATGAGTTGTACCAATCCAATGATTTGGGAAATGTAGAATTTTCAGGATATTCCAAAAGGCTTGCGGAGAAGATCAGGTCCGCCTATAAAATCGGAGCGGAAACAAGAGTGGATGTGATATCAAATCCTATCCATTTAGAGATCAGTATCGCAATTCCGCTCGGACTTGCATTAAATGAATTACTCACAAATTCTTTTAAATACGCATTCCCTCATAATTTTTCTCCTACGGATGAAAGACCAAAGATCCAAGTCAGACTCCAGAAAAAGGAAAATGTAGTAATTTTAGAAGTTTCAGACAACGGGGTCGGTTTACCTAACGAATTGAATCCGATCGCAACTCATTCTTTCGGCCTAACCTTGGTCCAAGTCCTGACAAAACAGCTAAAGGGAAAATTGGATTTTTCCAGTTCAAAAGATCATGGAGCCAGTTTCCAAATCCGTTTTGAACTTCCGAATTAG
- the pabB gene encoding aminodeoxychorismate synthase component I has translation MAGWISYEAGDLFLNPDNMEEVSEDPLFWFGIFSKPKVLNPAEISEWESKFKDKGYSAKIRSEMDLKEYQKIFHKIRNFLYEGDIYQVNFTFPLEIELEGSLGRLFFELRKKQPVPYEAWIHTGGSLQTQRDILSFSPELFWERKSNQIRTVPMKGTRPRGKDHEEDERLKLELAGSEKDRAENLMITDLLRNDLGRISLPGSVGVSKLFSIEEYPTVFQMTSEIRSELSSDIKWTDILEALFPGGSITGAPKKRSSEIIHSLEKNRGVYTGGIFYLSPGKEISSIAIRTLEFLQDPSGQKKGRMGVGSGITIGSDPNAEWEECWSKAKFLNNAKENFHIFTTTICKRRKIYFLKDHKERMKTSANELGFVWKEEGWGSVINEIASKVSSDKKYRVKIILLSNGEFQSEVSEFHPGPKEGKVLVSGTSTNKKNQFFYHKTNIRELFSAGYESAISKGYLDQIYTNTDGHLTEGSIHSIFLFLNKEWITPSLEEGILPGVARKQWVRKLKAKEMKISKQDLSLASKIILVNSLRGIRRVSGVDFE, from the coding sequence GTGGCCGGTTGGATTTCCTACGAAGCAGGGGATTTATTTTTAAATCCTGACAATATGGAAGAAGTTTCGGAAGATCCTCTTTTCTGGTTCGGGATTTTTTCCAAACCGAAGGTCTTAAACCCCGCTGAAATTTCGGAATGGGAATCCAAATTTAAGGACAAAGGTTATTCTGCAAAAATCAGATCCGAGATGGATCTTAAAGAATACCAAAAGATCTTTCACAAGATCCGGAACTTTCTCTACGAAGGTGATATTTATCAGGTCAATTTTACATTTCCTTTGGAGATAGAATTAGAAGGTTCTCTCGGAAGATTGTTTTTTGAACTCAGAAAAAAACAGCCTGTTCCATACGAAGCTTGGATACATACCGGAGGGTCCCTCCAGACACAAAGAGATATTCTCTCTTTTTCTCCGGAACTGTTTTGGGAAAGAAAATCCAATCAGATCAGAACTGTTCCGATGAAAGGAACCAGGCCCAGAGGAAAAGATCACGAGGAAGATGAAAGATTGAAATTAGAACTTGCCGGTTCGGAAAAAGACAGAGCAGAAAATTTAATGATCACCGATCTTCTCCGCAATGATTTAGGAAGGATCTCTTTACCTGGCTCTGTTGGAGTTTCTAAACTTTTCTCTATCGAAGAATATCCGACAGTTTTCCAAATGACCAGTGAGATAAGATCCGAACTTTCTTCGGATATAAAATGGACGGATATTTTAGAGGCGTTGTTTCCGGGAGGTTCTATCACTGGGGCTCCTAAAAAAAGATCCTCGGAGATCATTCATAGTTTGGAAAAAAATAGAGGAGTTTATACAGGGGGGATCTTCTATCTGTCTCCGGGAAAAGAAATTTCTTCCATCGCGATCCGTACTCTAGAGTTTTTACAAGATCCTTCCGGACAAAAAAAAGGAAGAATGGGAGTCGGTTCCGGAATTACGATCGGTTCCGATCCGAATGCGGAATGGGAAGAATGTTGGTCCAAGGCAAAGTTTTTGAATAATGCCAAAGAGAATTTTCATATATTCACAACTACGATCTGTAAAAGAAGAAAGATCTATTTTTTAAAAGATCATAAAGAAAGAATGAAAACCTCCGCTAATGAACTCGGATTCGTTTGGAAAGAAGAGGGTTGGGGATCCGTTATTAATGAAATCGCAAGCAAAGTTTCTTCCGACAAAAAATACAGAGTGAAAATTATTCTTTTATCTAATGGAGAATTCCAGTCTGAAGTTTCCGAATTCCATCCAGGCCCTAAAGAGGGGAAGGTTCTGGTTAGCGGAACTTCTACCAATAAAAAAAATCAGTTCTTTTATCATAAAACAAATATCAGAGAACTCTTTTCGGCCGGTTATGAATCTGCTATTTCTAAAGGGTATCTGGATCAGATTTATACAAACACAGATGGTCATTTGACAGAGGGATCCATTCACTCTATCTTCCTTTTCTTAAATAAAGAATGGATCACACCTTCTCTGGAAGAAGGAATTCTTCCCGGAGTAGCCCGCAAACAATGGGTCCGAAAATTGAAAGCAAAGGAAATGAAAATTTCTAAACAAGATCTAAGTCTTGCTTCTAAGATTATTTTAGTAAACTCGCTCAGAGGTATTAGAAGGGTTTCCGGGGTAGATTTCGAATGA
- the thpR gene encoding RNA 2',3'-cyclic phosphodiesterase, with amino-acid sequence MRSFLGLVLPDPIKSDLEKICFGLEEIRWVSPENFHTTLVFLGELKPEEIEKVSEICGQVSEKSFSLEIKGVGFFGNKFPEILYAGVTLSDELKRLQKVLESTLRREGFSIDKRDYRPHITIGRFKRTPEKRLDLYLNEFSSFQTDIVPVSEFHLFSSRSGANGQIYSVEESYPLLLE; translated from the coding sequence ATGAGAAGTTTTTTAGGATTGGTTCTTCCAGATCCCATAAAATCGGATCTTGAAAAAATTTGCTTCGGGTTGGAGGAGATCCGCTGGGTTTCTCCCGAAAATTTTCATACTACCTTGGTCTTTCTGGGAGAGTTAAAACCGGAGGAGATAGAAAAAGTTTCGGAGATCTGCGGCCAAGTTTCTGAAAAAAGTTTTTCCCTAGAGATCAAAGGTGTCGGTTTTTTTGGTAATAAATTTCCCGAGATTTTGTATGCGGGTGTAACTCTTTCGGACGAACTGAAAAGGCTTCAAAAAGTTTTAGAATCCACTCTCAGAAGGGAAGGTTTCTCCATCGATAAAAGAGATTATAGACCTCATATAACGATAGGGAGATTCAAAAGAACCCCGGAAAAACGTTTGGATCTTTATTTGAATGAATTCTCCTCTTTCCAAACGGACATAGTTCCAGTGTCGGAATTCCATCTATTTTCTAGTCGCAGCGGAGCGAACGGTCAGATATACTCGGTCGAAGAATCATATCCTCTTCTCTTGGAATAA
- the aat gene encoding leucyl/phenylalanyl-tRNA--protein transferase, whose amino-acid sequence MRDFSDFFADPRHSVEEVVGIGGDLKPDRLLYAYTRGIFPWADKPLLWFSLDPRAIFDLNVLHISSRVHRRIRQKKFTVTFNRAFEQVMRCCAFRTEEQTWITENFLRGFTNFHKEGYAHSIEVWDENGRLGGGVYGVAIGKFFAGESMFSFLPDFGKIGLYFLFEALKKDGFTLFDTQQMNPVTLNLGAYEIPKDKFLDRLSLAVAVPNKWVPPADEI is encoded by the coding sequence ATTCGGGACTTTTCCGATTTTTTCGCAGATCCTAGACATTCGGTAGAAGAGGTTGTCGGTATTGGCGGAGATCTAAAACCGGATCGCCTTCTTTATGCGTATACTCGAGGAATATTTCCTTGGGCGGATAAACCTCTGCTTTGGTTTTCTTTGGATCCGAGGGCTATCTTTGACCTAAATGTTCTTCATATTAGTTCCAGAGTTCACCGAAGAATTCGCCAAAAAAAATTTACGGTCACATTCAATCGCGCATTTGAACAAGTTATGCGATGCTGTGCATTCAGAACCGAAGAACAAACATGGATAACGGAGAACTTTTTGCGGGGTTTTACCAATTTTCATAAGGAAGGTTATGCTCATAGTATAGAGGTCTGGGACGAAAACGGAAGGTTAGGCGGAGGAGTTTATGGCGTGGCCATCGGTAAATTTTTTGCCGGAGAGTCCATGTTCTCCTTTTTACCTGATTTTGGGAAGATCGGGCTCTACTTTCTATTTGAAGCATTGAAGAAGGATGGCTTCACATTATTCGATACCCAGCAGATGAACCCGGTGACTTTGAATTTGGGAGCGTATGAGATCCCGAAAGATAAATTTTTGGACCGTCTGTCACTCGCTGTAGCAGTTCCGAACAAATGGGTCCCACCAGCGGATGAAATCTGA
- a CDS encoding AMP-dependent synthetase/ligase: protein MYKNLADMYLKAAESYGDRPAFWSKDENKEYQSTNFKQLVDLGLCLSEALIDLGVKAREHIGVLADNRLEWIIVDAGVLLSGCANVPRGTDVTDSEMEYILTHSEASVVFLENDKMYEKFLKNKAKLKGVETVIIMDKDSKTKAKGVLHLYDLIETGKELRSKGGHKTEKRIEGIKPDDLFTLIYTSGTTGMPKGVMLMHSNMAHQMEHVVPLILKKSIIRDDDSMLSILPVWHIFERVVEYSAISLGISTFYTKVADLRNDLAKARPSFMASAPRVWESIYTGIYNKINDPKQTPPVRKFLFNTAYLFSKNYNAGVRFLTGKEVDYENRNIFQSLALAVKAIAQVILFGPFTISLISAVGYSYIKMYKPELAFLAPVLLTIAILGLIFNFKTLDTIVLSKIRQATGGRLRGTLSGGGALQRHVDNFFNDIGLLVLEGYGMTESAPVISVRHYDHPIIGSVGYIVPKTELQLRDDHGNVLTHINDQRQILAGKLGVKGIVHIKGPQVMKGYYKNPETTKKTIVDGWLNTGDIGFINYKHTLTLTGRAKETVVLLGGENVEPVPIENRMDESPYIKQSMVFGQDQKVLGAIIVPDLEVLQPWLSQNGIQAKDIKDLIDNPKVIDFFKKEIREYNSTKHGFKSFELIQHVVLAQKPFEIGDELTNLLKMKRHVITEKYQKRIDKVYK, encoded by the coding sequence ATGTACAAGAATTTAGCAGACATGTACCTTAAGGCCGCTGAGTCTTATGGGGACAGACCGGCGTTTTGGTCGAAGGATGAAAATAAAGAATATCAATCGACCAACTTTAAACAATTAGTAGATCTAGGTCTCTGTTTATCAGAGGCTTTAATAGATCTAGGTGTGAAGGCCCGCGAACATATCGGAGTGTTAGCGGATAACCGTTTGGAATGGATCATAGTTGATGCGGGAGTTTTACTCTCCGGTTGTGCAAACGTTCCAAGAGGAACTGACGTAACCGATTCTGAGATGGAATATATCTTAACCCACTCCGAAGCTTCCGTAGTTTTCTTAGAAAACGATAAGATGTACGAGAAGTTCCTTAAGAACAAAGCCAAATTGAAAGGCGTTGAAACCGTCATCATTATGGATAAAGATAGCAAAACAAAAGCGAAAGGCGTTTTGCATCTTTATGATCTGATCGAGACAGGAAAAGAGTTAAGATCTAAAGGCGGACACAAGACTGAAAAAAGGATCGAAGGTATCAAACCTGATGATCTATTCACTCTGATCTATACATCTGGAACAACTGGAATGCCTAAGGGTGTAATGCTCATGCACTCCAATATGGCTCACCAGATGGAACATGTTGTTCCTTTGATCCTAAAAAAATCAATTATCCGCGACGACGACAGTATGTTGTCAATTCTACCTGTATGGCATATTTTCGAAAGAGTGGTGGAATATTCTGCGATCTCTCTCGGGATTTCTACTTTCTATACCAAGGTTGCTGACCTAAGAAATGACCTGGCAAAAGCCAGACCTTCTTTTATGGCTTCTGCTCCAAGGGTTTGGGAAAGTATTTATACAGGGATTTACAATAAGATCAACGATCCTAAACAAACTCCTCCAGTTCGTAAATTCCTCTTTAATACAGCTTATCTGTTCTCCAAGAACTATAATGCTGGGGTTCGTTTCCTAACCGGAAAAGAAGTGGATTACGAAAACCGTAATATCTTCCAATCTTTAGCACTTGCAGTTAAGGCGATTGCTCAGGTGATACTGTTCGGGCCATTTACAATTTCTCTGATCAGTGCAGTGGGATATTCTTATATCAAGATGTATAAGCCTGAATTGGCATTTTTAGCGCCGGTTCTTCTTACTATCGCGATTTTAGGGCTTATCTTCAACTTCAAGACCTTGGACACTATCGTTCTTTCCAAAATCCGCCAAGCAACCGGTGGACGTCTGAGAGGAACATTATCCGGAGGTGGAGCTTTACAACGTCACGTAGATAATTTCTTCAACGATATCGGACTTCTAGTATTAGAAGGTTACGGAATGACTGAAAGTGCTCCTGTGATCTCGGTGCGTCACTATGATCATCCGATCATCGGTTCCGTAGGATATATCGTTCCAAAAACTGAACTTCAGTTGAGAGACGATCATGGAAATGTGTTAACTCATATCAATGATCAAAGACAAATTCTTGCCGGTAAGCTTGGAGTAAAAGGTATCGTTCATATCAAAGGGCCTCAAGTGATGAAAGGATATTATAAAAATCCTGAAACCACTAAGAAGACCATTGTAGATGGATGGTTGAATACCGGAGATATCGGGTTCATCAACTACAAACATACTCTAACTCTTACAGGAAGAGCAAAAGAAACTGTGGTTCTTTTGGGCGGAGAAAACGTAGAGCCGGTTCCAATAGAAAACCGTATGGACGAATCTCCTTATATCAAACAATCCATGGTATTTGGTCAGGACCAAAAAGTTTTGGGAGCAATTATTGTTCCGGATCTAGAAGTTCTTCAACCTTGGTTATCTCAAAACGGTATCCAAGCTAAAGACATTAAGGATCTGATCGACAATCCTAAGGTAATCGATTTCTTTAAAAAAGAGATCAGAGAATACAATAGTACTAAACACGGATTCAAATCTTTCGAGTTGATCCAACATGTAGTACTTGCTCAGAAACCTTTTGAGATAGGCGATGAATTAACGAACCTACTCAAAATGAAAAGGCACGTGATTACTGAAAAATACCAAAAGAGAATCGATAAAGTTTATAAATAA
- a CDS encoding MBL fold metallo-hydrolase codes for MKIFILLISVLFFYCGTSSSPKIKNSSQEVYGSVAPTELQDGLYAILVGKSFYPNRLTNSDKQEGESEIAFLFYLIKLDKRYILVDAGTSSISTPEITVHNWISPDKILRSAGIKSGMIGEIILTHFHSDHSGGIGLFPNAKVYITPEDWDSFKKKNRSTNVKLLAKERSGKIQFINSSLEVFQNFRILLTRGHTQGSVAVEWLKSPGKRFLITGDECYWVEFCKQGQGLSSEGTFSLPNNKEFLDYVSVLSSSGTKILTMHDPAILSSGEEVFPRIYKLD; via the coding sequence TTGAAAATTTTCATTCTGTTGATTTCAGTTTTATTCTTCTATTGCGGGACTTCTTCTTCCCCAAAAATCAAAAATTCAAGTCAGGAAGTTTACGGCTCCGTAGCTCCAACTGAATTGCAGGATGGATTGTATGCGATCCTAGTCGGAAAATCATTTTATCCAAATCGACTCACAAATTCGGATAAACAGGAAGGTGAGTCTGAGATCGCATTTTTATTTTACCTAATAAAATTAGATAAACGTTATATTCTGGTCGATGCCGGAACTTCTTCCATATCAACTCCTGAAATTACCGTCCATAATTGGATCTCCCCGGATAAAATTTTAAGGTCTGCAGGGATTAAATCCGGAATGATCGGAGAGATTATTCTCACACATTTTCATTCGGATCATTCGGGAGGAATTGGCCTTTTTCCAAATGCAAAGGTTTATATTACACCGGAAGATTGGGATTCGTTTAAAAAAAAGAATCGATCCACAAATGTTAAACTATTAGCCAAAGAAAGATCAGGAAAGATCCAATTCATAAATTCGAGTTTAGAAGTTTTTCAGAATTTTCGGATCTTATTAACCAGAGGACATACCCAAGGTTCAGTTGCAGTAGAGTGGTTAAAGTCTCCGGGTAAAAGATTCCTAATCACAGGAGATGAATGTTATTGGGTAGAATTTTGCAAACAGGGCCAGGGTCTTTCTTCGGAGGGGACCTTCTCCCTTCCTAATAATAAGGAATTTTTAGATTATGTTTCCGTTCTATCTTCGAGCGGGACAAAAATTCTGACCATGCATGATCCCGCCATTTTATCTTCGGGAGAAGAAGTGTTTCCGAGGATTTATAAATTAGATTAA
- a CDS encoding alpha/beta hydrolase, translated as MKRILLWSILTIILLIPIFMSFGIWSASNQLLFPIWRDNQDFSACSPETEKHWGISCGNLRNSNEFKFEELKIPSRNGFDLPTWKIGTFENRKGKSKGAIFLVHGGGSDKREMTKHIRFFLERGLDVFSFDFGCHGEANCLIPGLSYGYRESKDVLSVYHYLSERYDRIYALGSSVGASSILISLPEMPKLSAVIAENPMYNFERLILEFPGTAKDIPALFSHFLIKLTQIRGKFETSPSPASSLANTKSAQILFIHSKEDQVVPFQQTLDLANLYLGPKQIWILERGEHGTAREINPQEYEKKVSAFLDNLR; from the coding sequence ATGAAACGTATCTTACTATGGTCCATCTTGACCATCATTCTACTCATCCCGATTTTTATGAGCTTCGGGATTTGGTCCGCAAGCAACCAGTTATTATTCCCCATTTGGAGAGATAACCAGGACTTCTCCGCATGTAGCCCTGAAACAGAAAAACATTGGGGAATATCTTGTGGAAATTTAAGGAATTCTAATGAATTCAAATTCGAAGAACTAAAAATACCATCCCGAAATGGGTTCGATCTTCCGACTTGGAAAATTGGAACTTTTGAAAATCGAAAAGGAAAATCAAAAGGTGCGATCTTTTTAGTCCACGGAGGAGGAAGTGATAAAAGAGAAATGACAAAACATATCCGTTTCTTTCTGGAAAGAGGATTGGACGTTTTCAGTTTCGATTTCGGTTGTCATGGAGAAGCAAACTGTTTAATACCGGGACTTAGTTACGGTTATAGAGAATCCAAAGATGTGCTGTCTGTATATCATTACCTTTCAGAAAGATATGATCGAATCTACGCATTAGGAAGTTCCGTGGGAGCCTCTTCCATTCTGATCTCTTTGCCTGAGATGCCCAAACTTTCCGCGGTGATCGCAGAAAATCCAATGTATAATTTTGAAAGATTGATCTTAGAATTCCCCGGTACGGCAAAAGATATTCCGGCTTTGTTTTCTCATTTTTTGATCAAACTCACTCAAATCAGAGGAAAGTTTGAAACTTCTCCCAGCCCTGCAAGTTCTTTGGCAAATACAAAGTCTGCGCAGATCTTATTCATTCATAGCAAAGAAGATCAGGTAGTTCCTTTTCAACAGACTTTAGATTTAGCGAATTTGTATTTGGGTCCGAAACAAATCTGGATTTTAGAAAGAGGAGAACATGGAACTGCGAGGGAAATAAATCCGCAAGAGTATGAGAAAAAGGTCAGCGCCTTTTTAGATAACTTAAGATAG